The Alosa sapidissima isolate fAloSap1 chromosome 17, fAloSap1.pri, whole genome shotgun sequence DNA segment CTACGTAGTGCGTGATGCGCGTAGTCGCAGCGGCGGCACTGATTTTAGCACTATTAGGCTATATTCATGACGCTAATTGTTACAACTCTACAGCATTTTTTAATGGCTGCGTcaaggttgtaacaaaggtaggcctacatgccGCTGTTTACTTAAATTCTTAACAAACTATAACATCTTTTTTATTCTATTTCAACTTTCATGGAGTAGGCTAAACATGTGGGCCTATGACTCCTTTCTGGCCCAATTTCACATCTTTGAAATCGTCTTTGTATAAATTGAGTTTGAACTGAGCAAATAGAAAAGTATTACGATTGTACCAGTATTCTCCCCCTTTACATCTGCCGTCAAAAAAGCCCGCCTGCCTTTACTAAAATTAAATGTTTGCGGCAATTGTGGAATTTGCAGCGATTGTGGAGCAGAAACCTGTCTGCGTGTGATAAACATGTGAAGTGGGAAAAACTTGCATAATTGTGAAGGGGTGTGGACTAGTACACGCCTTCAACCAGATCTAGGACAGTTTATAGCTTTCCAAACGTCACTGCTTGTGCATTTCAGGATAGACACCTATACGTGTTGTCGCGTACCTGGAGGTGCACAACTGAAACACCCAAAATAACCTTTTAAATATAAATTACGATCCTCATAAAGGAAATATGCTTAACCTGTAGATTAAAACCCAAACATCTTAGGCTCTAGCAGAGGAAGATACTTTTGTTGCCATCACATCGTTTCACTTCTACCAGGGAACAACTAGTACCATTGAGTCCACCTGCTCAGATCATGCGTTCGACATCGGAGGTCCATAACGGCGAAGGTGCCAGACACTCAGTTCCGCCTTTAAATGGTAACATTGTAACTATATTATGTTTCTTGCAGTATAAGTTGGTGAAGAATCATTTGGAAAGTGAGGCCTATGAAGTTGATAGTTCTGCCAGCGATTGGTGAATCTACCTTTTTCTTTACACAGGTTCTAAACGCTCCAGGTGTAAAACTGAGAAAAGTTACCTTGGTGTCAGAGTACGCATGCCTGTCAGGGACTTGTTAAGAAACATACGCATAGCGAAGGGAATGGATCCTAAGGATATCCAGGTAGCTCATGTTGCTATGCTACAGAACTGTCGTTTACTTTCTTAATTTTGATCTTGGGCTCTGTCTTTATAGTATATGAATAAATAATTTGCATTCATTTGTTGTAGAGAATGTCTGCGAAGGCATCAAAAGGTAAATATGACAAAAATGACTGATAAactatttatttgaaatgtaacTCGCTTTGAGGACAGTGTGATTTCACTTATTGCTTCTACTCAGGAGACAAAAAACGTGTCAAGACGTCAGCAGATCGAAGAAACAACCAGGTGAATAACACAATTATTTCACTAAAAGTTGTAAGCTCATTTTCAAACGATCTTTGGATGAGTTTGGGTATATGTTTTCTCTGTTTTTCACTTCTAGAAAAAACGTAACTCGGTGGCTCAGGAGGAATTGTCCATAATAGTGGAGGTGTTGGAGGAAGACCTCAAAAAGAGCACGTCCACACACCAGCCCAATAAATTGGTCACCTCGGCCAACAGACCCGAGCACAATCCACTGCCTGAAGAGTTCCTTCCCCAGACATACTTTTGTGAGTTCAGTCAGAAAATGGAGATGGCCCCTTCTCCAGAGCCTACCTCGCCTCCCGCACCCTCCTCCCCGGACGGGTTCTTCTCCTTCCCATGTGCAGAGTATCGGAGGAGTTTTTCGGTCCTTGCCGACAGCTTCGGTGGCTACAGTAGTGACGACTCTGAAGACTTCCGTGCCAGTCCGCAGCAGTATGTCGCTGACTCCCCCAGCTCAGGGGACTACCAGTTCCCCTCGTATCATGACTCCTGTCAGTCCAGCCCAGAATCTGCATGTGATTTTGGTCTGGACTATGCTGAGGGGTCGGCGATAAGTCAGGAGTTCCACGGTTTCTCTCAGCAGGGTTCCTATCAGCAGAAGGAGTGGTCCAATGACTTCTTCTGGAACCAAGTTGAGAGGGAAGGGAACCTTCTGAAAAGGTTCTCCAACAGGGAGCTGCTGACACCTGACAGGAATGGAAAATTGTAAGTAGGTCAATAAATCATAGCCGTCAGTTTtataataatgataaataataatacattttatttaaaaacgcctttcaggacacccaaggtcgcttcacagataaaacaaatagaagaaaaaaatatatatcaaaaattatttaaaaaaatatatatagtccATTTAGCCATATCATAGTCCATAGGCTAGTCTTATGGAGCAGGTGGTGGCTTTTGGGCTGGAAGGTGTCATTCCTCTATATTGGAAGGCATTCCTCTATATTGCAACAGTGTTAGAGATATGGGTAGTGTGTGTCACTTGTCTCATTGTTGTTCGAGGGTAATTTGTAGctttctttaaaaatgttgcacatgaacacagacatacacatattaCACATATTTACTGACCCCATTTAGAGTGAAAGGCCAGACAACATGAGACCAATTATACTCATGAATACTTTGTTTAGGACCAGTCTGGCcctcagccgtggcctactgattaGGGCTTCAGacttggaaccgaagggttgccggttcgattcccaaccagtaggaaacatgtgggtgggggaagtggttgagcactgctctcctatgcccacatccatggctgaagtgcccttgagcaaggcaccctcactgctccccgagcgccactgttgcaaggcagctcactgctctgggttagtgtttgtgtgcttaACCTCACGGTGTGTTCACtgcgtgctctgtgtgttcactaattcacggataggataaatgcagagaccaaattccttgtatacgcaagtatacttggcctataaacctgatttacattttttttttttacataattcAAAAAATTGTCAGTGCTTCATCTGACAGTCTATCACAAGACATCTTATATCCTCACATTTGGTCAAATAACCTTTATTTGGTGTCAGAGGCCAATGTACAGTAATGTGTTAGTGttgctttatatatatatatatatatatatatatatatatatatatatatatatatatatatatatatatatatatatatatgtatgtatgtgtgtgtgtgtgtgtgtgtgtgtgtatgaatatttatctatgtatattattttttaatagTTAATTATGATGAATTATGATTAATTATTAACTAtgattaattattattaattatttttaTAACATGCACTTATATCTTAACGCTTCTCCAGGTTGCTTCATCGACTGGTCGAAGAGGGCAAGCGGGCACACGTGTACATTATTGCCAAAAGAATGGCCGACCTGAATCAACTGAACGCCAAGGATCAGGAGGGGAAGGTAAAAAAGGCAAAAGTAGAGAAAAAACAGCCAAAATATATGGCATGTAAAAGGACAACATTGACTCATTAATTTAATGGTGAATACTTGTTGTGTTCATGGTGTTCTTTTCCCATAGACTGCTCTTCACATGGCTGCACAGAAAAACCAGCATGTGATGGTAGCTGACCTGATCAGTTTGGGTGCTAACATCAACGAGAGGGACCTGTGTGGGAAGACGTGTCTCCATCTCGGTGCAGAAAATGGCTATGTCAGGGTGCTAGAGGTACGAAACCCTCCGATATCCCTTTAGTGCCTCTAGAGAATGGTCTATGGTTACACATCTTAGTCTGTGTTCAGTGAGTCCATtctacaactagatgtaccgcggagcggtacaaaatatgaccgccgcccagtccggcacattttttccacaaaaataaggcacacttgtcaaattgtgttcagtTCCtacttagcttcagtaattcagcaaagtcaggatatctgctggtctggctgctggctaaaaacaaaaggtgaaaggcatatatgattctaactgtctcactgaattgcattatgcacactcaattctcactggtatctgctagacaacaagtaccaaaacatgattagttcatagatttcacatgtaaaatacattttatacaaccccacccccatcttgcctgttcataattctgagaaattgttgaattgtgtgcatttgtgcgtgtacgtgtttgtgtgtgtgtgtgcgtgcgtgcatgtgggtgtccctgtgtgtgtgcatgtgcatgcatgagtacatatatctactgtgtatgtcatacgtatgattactgtgaatgtatgtgtgtgtgtgaatatctgtttatgcacatagTGCATATGGAATTGATTAACATGactcctggaggcaaacatgcacaaaaaattggtcatcctaggccctacggttctcaagatattcacagaaaactctgttggtgtacggtcactaaatgtacacataaattaatttattgtatagccccccatgaacgaaagtccacgaaactctgtcagccagagatattgtgattacaacacctaattttttgctttttaatttttaactaggtggcgctatacataaaTTGAGTgctaat contains these protein-coding regions:
- the zgc:113279 gene encoding NF-kappa-B inhibitor zeta isoform X2, whose protein sequence is MRSTSEVHNGEGARHSVPPLNGSKRSRCKTEKSYLGVRVRMPVRDLLRNIRIAKGMDPKDIQRMSAKASKGDKKRVKTSADRRNNQKKRNSVAQEELSIIVEVLEEDLKKSTSTHQPNKLVTSANRPEHNPLPEEFLPQTYFCEFSQKMEMAPSPEPTSPPAPSSPDGFFSFPCAEYRRSFSVLADSFGGYSSDDSEDFRASPQQYVADSPSSGDYQFPSYHDSCQSSPESACDFGLDYAEGSAISQEFHGFSQQGSYQQKEWSNDFFWNQVEREGNLLKRFSNRELLTPDRNGKLLLHRLVEEGKRAHVYIIAKRMADLNQLNAKDQEGKTALHMAAQKNQHVMVADLISLGANINERDLCGKTCLHLGAENGYVRVLEVIMNAMRDGVHVDLEVKDMNGLSILQSTVVSLSGMVQEGESRALQGHARLHALRKQQMMETLECLLQMESNVHNVEICMT
- the zgc:113279 gene encoding NF-kappa-B inhibitor zeta isoform X3; amino-acid sequence: MRSTSEVHNGEGSKRSRCKTEKSYLGVRVRMPVRDLLRNIRIAKGMDPKDIQRMSAKASKGDKKRVKTSADRRNNQKKRNSVAQEELSIIVEVLEEDLKKSTSTHQPNKLVTSANRPEHNPLPEEFLPQTYFCEFSQKMEMAPSPEPTSPPAPSSPDGFFSFPCAEYRRSFSVLADSFGGYSSDDSEDFRASPQQYVADSPSSGDYQFPSYHDSCQSSPESACDFGLDYAEGSAISQEFHGFSQQGSYQQKEWSNDFFWNQVEREGNLLKRFSNRELLTPDRNGKLLLHRLVEEGKRAHVYIIAKRMADLNQLNAKDQEGKTALHMAAQKNQHVMVADLISLGANINERDLCGKTCLHLGAENGYVRVLEVIMNAMRDGVHVDLEVKDMNGLSILQSTVVSLSGMVQEGESRALQGHARLHALRKQQMMETLECLLQMESNVHNVEICMT
- the zgc:113279 gene encoding NF-kappa-B inhibitor zeta isoform X1, whose translation is MDIRKFFKRPPSFVQATASPSELTVDVVSGSKRSRCKTEKSYLGVRVRMPVRDLLRNIRIAKGMDPKDIQRMSAKASKGDKKRVKTSADRRNNQKKRNSVAQEELSIIVEVLEEDLKKSTSTHQPNKLVTSANRPEHNPLPEEFLPQTYFCEFSQKMEMAPSPEPTSPPAPSSPDGFFSFPCAEYRRSFSVLADSFGGYSSDDSEDFRASPQQYVADSPSSGDYQFPSYHDSCQSSPESACDFGLDYAEGSAISQEFHGFSQQGSYQQKEWSNDFFWNQVEREGNLLKRFSNRELLTPDRNGKLLLHRLVEEGKRAHVYIIAKRMADLNQLNAKDQEGKTALHMAAQKNQHVMVADLISLGANINERDLCGKTCLHLGAENGYVRVLEVIMNAMRDGVHVDLEVKDMNGLSILQSTVVSLSGMVQEGESRALQGHARLHALRKQQMMETLECLLQMESNVHNVEICMT
- the zgc:113279 gene encoding NF-kappa-B inhibitor zeta isoform X4, translating into MPVRDLLRNIRIAKGMDPKDIQRMSAKASKGDKKRVKTSADRRNNQKKRNSVAQEELSIIVEVLEEDLKKSTSTHQPNKLVTSANRPEHNPLPEEFLPQTYFCEFSQKMEMAPSPEPTSPPAPSSPDGFFSFPCAEYRRSFSVLADSFGGYSSDDSEDFRASPQQYVADSPSSGDYQFPSYHDSCQSSPESACDFGLDYAEGSAISQEFHGFSQQGSYQQKEWSNDFFWNQVEREGNLLKRFSNRELLTPDRNGKLLLHRLVEEGKRAHVYIIAKRMADLNQLNAKDQEGKTALHMAAQKNQHVMVADLISLGANINERDLCGKTCLHLGAENGYVRVLEVIMNAMRDGVHVDLEVKDMNGLSILQSTVVSLSGMVQEGESRALQGHARLHALRKQQMMETLECLLQMESNVHNVEICMT